One segment of Manihot esculenta cultivar AM560-2 chromosome 4, M.esculenta_v8, whole genome shotgun sequence DNA contains the following:
- the LOC110614166 gene encoding heavy metal-associated isoprenylated plant protein 26, translated as MGALDHFSHLFDCSHGSSKLKKRKQLQTVEIKVRIDCEGCERKVKRAVEGMKGVKQVDVERKANKLTVVGYVDPSKVVARVAHRTGKKAELWPYVPYDVVAHPYAPGVYDKKAPAGYVRRAEDPQVSQLARASSTEVRYTTAFSDENPQACSIM; from the exons ATGGGTGCTCTTGATCATTTTTCTCATCTTTTTGACTGCTCTCATGGCAGTTCCAAGCTCAAGAAACGCAAGCAATTGCAG ACGGTGGAGATCAAGGTTCGAATAGATTGCGAAGGATGCGAGCGAAAGGTGAAGAGAGCAGTGGAGGGAATGAAAGGTGTAAAACAAGTGGATGTGGAACGTAAAGCAAATAAGCTGACAGTCGTTGGATATGTGGACCCATCAAAGGTTGTGGCCCGCGTGGCTCATCGGACGGGTAAGAAGGCAGAATTATGGCCGTACGTGCCCTATGACGTGGTGGCCCACCCATACGCACCAGGGGTCTACGACAAGAAGGCCCCAGCTGGGTACGTGAGAAGGGCTGAGGACCCACAAGTGTCCCAGTTGGCACGTGCCAGCTCCACTGAAGTTCGGTACACCACTGCTTTTAGCGATGAGAATCCACAAGCATGTTCTATCATGTGA